The genomic interval aaccttttcccctcatcaattctatgattcacctcatctttcatagacccatccactgacacatccactcccaaatatctgaacacattcacctcctccatactctctccctacaatctgatatccaatctttcatcacctaatctttttgttatcctcattaccttactctttcctgtattcacttttaattttcttcttttgcacaccctaccaaattcatccaccaatctctgcaacttctctttagaatctcccaagagcacagtgtcatcagcaaagagcaactgtgacaactcccactttatgtgtgattctttatcttttaactccacccctcttgccaagaccctcgcatttacttctcttacaaccccatctataaatatattaaaacaaccacggcgacatcacacatccttgtctaaggcctacttttactgggaaataattttcctctttcctacatactctaacttgaggctcactatcctcgtaaaaactgttcactgatttcagtaacctacctcctacaccatacacctgcaacatctgccacattgcccccctatccaccctgtcatatgccttttccaaatccataaatgccacaaagacctctttagccttatctaaatactgttcacttatatgtttcactgtaaacacctggtccacacaccccctacctttcctaaagcctccttgctcatcggctatcctattctccgtcttactcttaattctttcaataataactctaccatacactttaccaggtatactcaacagacttatccccctataattttcgcactctcttttgtcccctttgcctttatacaaaggaactatgcatgctctctgccaatccctagttaccttaccctcttccatacatttattaaataattgcaccaaccactccaaaactatatccccacctgcttttaacatttctatctttatcccatcaatcccggctgccttacctcctttcattttacctactgcctcacgaacttcccccacactcacaactggctcttcctcactcctacaagatgttattcctccttgccctatacacaaaatcacagcttccctatcttcatcaacatttaacaattcctcaaaatattccctccatcttcccaatacctctaactctccatttaataactctcctctcctatttttaactgacaaatccatttgttctctaggcttccttaacttgttaatctcactccaaaactttttcttattttcaacaaaatttgttgataacatctcacccactctctcatttgctctctttttacattgcttcaccactctcttaacctctgtctttttctccatatactcttccctccttgcatcacttctactttgtaaaaacttctcatatgctaactttttctcccttactactctctttacatcatcattccaccaatcgctcctcttccctcccgcacccactttcctgaaaccacaaacttctgctgaacacactaacactatatttttaaacctaccccatacctctttgaccccattgcctatgctctcattagcccatctatcctccaatagctgtttatatcttaccctaactgcctcctcttctagtttataaaccttcacctctctcttccctgatgcttctattctccttgtatcccatctaccttttactctcagtgtagctacaactagaaagtgatcggatatatctgtggcccctctataaacatgtacatcctgaagtttactcaacagacttttatcttttttttttttttttttttattatcacactggccgattcccaccaaggcagggtggcccaaaaaagaaaaacttccaccatcactcactccatcactgtcttgccagaagggtgctttacactacagtttttaaactgcaacattaacacccctccttcagagtgcaggcactgtacttcccatctccaggactcaagtccggcctgccggtttccctgaaccccttcataaatgttactttgctcacactccaacagcacgtcaagtattaaaaaccatttgtctccattcactcctatcaaacatgctcacgcatgcctgctggaagtccaagcccctcgcacacaaaacctcctttaccccctccctccaacctttcctaggccgacccaccttccttccactacagactgatacactcttgaagttattctgtttcgctccgttCTCTCCACATgtacgaaccacctcaacaacccttcctcagccctctggacaacagttttggtaatcccacacctcctcctaacttccaaactacgaattctctgcattatattcacaccacacattgctctcagacatgacatctccactgcctccagccttctcctcgctgcaacattcatcacccatgcttcacacccatataagagcgttggtaaaactatactctcatacattcccctctttgcctccaaggacaaagttctttgtctccacagactcctaagtgcaccaatcacccttttcccctcatcaattctatgattcacctcatctttcatagacccatccgctgacacgtccactcccaaatatctgaatacattcacctcctccatactctctccctccaatctgatatccaatctttcatcacctaatctttttgttatcctcataaccttactctttcctgtattcactttcaattttcttcttttgcacaccctaccaaattcatccaccaatctctgcaacttctcttcagaatctcccaagagcacagtgtcatcagcaaagagcaactgtgacaactcccactttatgtgtgattctttatcttttaactccacgcctcttgccaagaccctcgcatttacttctcttacaaccccatctataaatatattaaacaaccacggtgacatcacacatccttgtctaaggcctacttttactgggaaataatttccttctttcctacatactctaacttgagcctcactatcctcgtaaaaactcttcactgctttcagtaacctacctcctacaccatacacctggaaatataaacacaaatgcagtataatgtgatcctttattgacaacgtttcacccacacagtgggctttttcaagtcacacacggatctacctggggttggaaggtacgagagtatttatagtcatgttcagaatgttgaggtcaggtggagaatgctgcatctgatgatctaccgggtggggttatagagttttgggtagcttggcaggggtattggacaagttttagaccttctgcagtggtagatcatcagatgcagcattctccacctgacctcaacattctgaacatgactataaatactctcgtaccttccaaccccaggtagatccgtgtgtgacttgaaaaagcccactgtgtgggtgaaacgttgtcaataaaggatcacattatactgcatttgtgtttatatttccattgtgtcggtattttataccatttattcccaccatacacctgcaacatctgccacattgcccccctatccaccctgtcatatgccttttccaaatccataaatgccacaaagacctctttagccttatctaaatactgttcacttatatgtttcactgtaaacacctggtccacacaccccctacctttcctaaagcctccttgttcatctgctatcctattctccgtcttactcttaattctttcaataataactctaccatacactttaccaggtatactcaacagacttatccccctataatttttgcactctcttttatcccctttgcctttatacaaaggaactatgcatgctctctgtcaatccctaagtaccttaccctcttccatacatttattaaataattgcaacaaccactccaaaactatatccccacctgcttttaacatttctatctttatcccatcaatcccggctgccttaccccctttcattttacctactgcctcacgaacttcccccacactcacaactggctcttcctcactcctacaagatgttgttcctccttgccctatacacgaaatcacagcttccctatcttcatcaacatttaacaattcctcaaaatattccctccatcttcccaatacctctaactctccatttaataactctcctctcctatttttaactaacaaatccatttgttctctaggctttcttaacttgttaatctcactccaaaactttttcttattttcaacaaaatttgttgataacatctcacccactctctcatttgctctctttttacattgcttcaccactctcttaacctctctctttttctccatatactctttcctccttgcatcacttctactttgtaaaaacttctcatatgctaactttttctcccttactactctcttcacatcatcattccaccaatcgctcctcttccctcctgcacccactttcctgtaaccacaaacttctgctgaacactctaacactacatttttaaacctaccccatacctcttcgaccccattgcctatgctctcattagcccatctatcctccaatagctgtttatatcttaccctatctgcctcctcttttagtttataaaccttcacctctctcttccctgatgcttctattctccttgtatcccatctaccttttactctcagtgtagctacaactagaaagtgatctgatatatctgtggcccctctataaacatgtacatcctgaagtctactcaacagtcttttatctaccaatacataatccaacaaactactgtcatttcgccctacatcatatcttgtatacttatttatcctctttttcttaaaatatgtattacctataactaaacccctttctatacaaagttcaatcaaagggctcccattatcatttacacctggcacctcaaacttacctaccacaccctctctaaaagtttctcctactttagcattcaggtcccctaccacaattactctctcacttggttcaaaggctcctatacattcacttaacatctcccaaaatctctctctctcctctgcattcctctcttctccaggtgcatacacgcttattatgacccacttctcgcatccaacctttactttaatccacataattcttgaatttacacattcatattctcttttctccttccataactgatcattcaacattactgctaccccttcctttgctctaactctctcagatactccagatttaatcccatttatttccccccaccgaaactcccctacccccttcagctttgtttcgcttagggccaggacatccaacttcttttcattcataacatcagcaatcatctgtttcttatcatccgcactacatccacgcacatttaagcatcccagttttatagtttttcttcttctcttttttagtaaatgtctacaggagaaggggttactagcccattgctcccggcattttagtcgtctcatacgacacgcatggcttatggaggaaagattcttttccacttccccatggacaatagaagaaataaagaggaacaagagctatttagaaaaaggagaaaaacctagatgtatgtatatatatatgcatgtgcgtgtctgtgaagtgtgaccaaagtgtaagtaggagtagcaagatatccctgttatctagcgtgtttatgagacagaaaaagaaaccagcaattctaccatcatgcaaaacagttacaggtttctgtttcacagtcatctggcaggacggtagtacttccctgggtggttgctgtctaccaacctactacctaccaatacataatccaacaaactactgtcatttcgccctacatcatatcgtgtatacttatttatcctctttttcttaaaatatgtattacctataactaaacccctttctatacaaagttcaatcaaagggctcccattatcatttacacaagtataattatcagagtatatataaaatatgaaataacttttaaaaacacttgaaattttggagtttccagacataatggagagacttagtgcttgcggatctcacagagaatgtaaacaaacagggtggggcgcggtgaccgtattagaaagtcaggtgggggagccgtatagcgagttttggtcataatctgAAATGATCATATTAGCGGAaagccgtaaagcggggccctactgtagttGTTGTGTAGGGGTGGCACTGTAAGTATGAAGAGTCACCAATGTAATTAGTGTCACCACGACAAATAACACTACCATtcaccaccctcactgcctgtcaatacccatcccttcctccccaccccaccaacccacacggaaataaatcactgtctgaattttttgagttatcctaggttgatggtctccttcctttcttccctccttccttccttccctcatctcttcctttcttcctctcatctcttccttctttcctccctttcttctaccttccttccttccttcaggttGGTTCCCTGGGgattgcttttggtcacaaattcctcaaaaccatgaaattcatcttcactgacacttccatctgtgtttgaactGTCGCTTGGGAACTAAAGAGCCCCAAttagccgaggagtgaggagtttcttaccattagacatggtgaacaaggtgtaataaaatggctttcccacaatgcaccacttgGTCCCCGATATTTTTtcataccgcgcacactgaccatggagacccattctctcgcatccaggactaccagccttttcctgcttgatttgaggaCGCTAtaatttatgtgtactagtacggcaccaaccttgGCACATAAGCTGTACTAgcatggcaccaaccctgaaagggttaaggacaaagtatcttgaaattaaactcaaagtaatggaaatgtttgatttttgccaatattccagagtacaGTAGGGCCACACTTTAAGGCATTTCACCTgacggtgttccgctaatacagcaatttcaaattatgaccaaaacttgctatacgccTCCCAGTCTTTCTAATACGACTCGCTCCACCTGGTTTCTTTGcattctctgtgagcacatctctattatgtctggaaattttccaaaatttcaagtgtattaaagttattgcatattttatatatactctgataattatacttatgtgtacctgtacctaaatacacttacacactgtgctggtgtgtaggtacacattaaaatcacaaagtctctctctactcttgacgctatattaataatctcttgggtgcattaaatgttgtatattacattaatatagacatttccattaatccatctatgatattttttttcaaaattatatgataaacatgctacgtaacatataaacatgatacacgcAGCCACAGtataaaaactgacaaatatgagatgtttaccaagtGGTTTGTACTAGTGTTGGAAGAATTATGCTTTCTCAAGTCAAACACCAGTTACTTAACTGCAGAAAAATACTTCTTTCGTATGCTTTCGCTCTATCTATAgctattcacgacccttgtgggtttagcgcttcttgtgattataataataatatcgttcACTCTAAAAATGGCGTGTTGCATGAGTGTTGCTGTTTATTTACTCTTCTGTATTAACTTGTCAGAGGATCATTCCTtcaaaaatgatgttacatgagaatggaagtgttgctctttatttattctactgtaccactgtggagacaacttgtacacaatgtaaggtgtttgtatgaatgtgTATCAACCATAACCAGATGCGTTTGTTTACGTATGTACTCTGCGGCTCTATCCTCttacttcttctctctctcttgttcattCGTTTTTTATCTTCCTTActtacctctcaccctacattaagactacaaatatttaaaggtaagtaatgagtgcactgtacatgcattttatcactctagggtgcTTTAAGTGTCATAGTAGGTTGGGTGGCCAGGCAGGCTACCCTACCTCCCACAtctgacttcttacaataaatgctactcaccttttgccctacattaagacaaatattttaagtgtactactgtgtgtgtgtattttacttgttatctagcatttatatgcatttataagtggaaaaaatggtgttctgctttccagTGATGTCTGCTTTGCGGtggcagcctggaacctaacctgccgtataagtggggccctactgtacacaaATTATGTCACTTGTCCAATACACATTcagctggccagtctaatactCATTTAggagtgcactgatattatttatacaattattacaataatgcagtagtctgcataacagttaatctttgattttttttgtgtgaataaaaattcaaaatggaaagcaagtgtaataaagAGAGGCCTAGAGACGTGGCtaaggaacagaggaaatgttttttttagtgccaggaatgtctacactgTTCATTCTGTACCCTGCTTTTAAATTGGCAATTtttgaatttttgtgaaattggccaaattactgatttctgaccactttattaggtagttgaaataggtaaatgggcagttttttgtactcTATTGATAGAACAGAAGGAATATTAgtgaaacagctatgagtttggtcaactgaaacaatggaattggtTAAAAATAGGGCATAAAGTGCACGAAATTGCCAATGCTTAAGTATCTCCAAGGCCGCCAACTTTACAAgggtgtaattccataagttttccatcaaatttcatacttttggtttcattaccttcgtaaaaagattctccatcatttcatatttttttttttgttttttttttcaaaaattctttgacactgagagcaagtttgagagcagggaccttgaccctgaaagggttacttAAATACTGTACTACCAATTTCGACCTACACAGTACTGCCATGTTTTCAACTTCCCAAGACATTCATTCAAATCAAATGTACTACATAAGCAAGACTACATATATTAAAGATATATGAGTATGTATACTCTTCTCCACATCCTTATACCTAAATGGTTAAAAGAGTAATGTAAAAACTGACCTGGTTTGTGGGGCACAACGTTGACCAATTGAAAGAAAAGGAAGATAAAGATTGATACAAGGATTAATGCCACAAAGGCAGGCTGTGAACACACAGCTCTGCGGCTAACATAGGAGCGATGGACTGTCCTTCCAAGCCACAGGTTGACCATCTGTAGTGACAAAAAACAGATTGACAAATGTTTTATACAAAGATAACCAAAAATTAGGCAAAAATAGTCTCCAGAGTTTAAACAGGAACAAAGGGAAGGGgtatgagagtggcaggcagagaggcaggaaaCAAGGGaaaaaggagggagagggaagaatgagggaaggagaagagggagggagaggaatatATGTGGGAAGGGAGTGGTGTGTATAATtgtgtgaaggaggaagaggtatgGGGAAGTGGCACGTGAGATGGTgtgatgtgagggagggagaggtatgaGGGTGTGGCATGACATATGATGTGATGGTGTGTCAAaggtgtggtgtgatgtgatggagggtgtgtcaaGAGTGTGGCATGTGAGGGAGTGTGGCGtgatgtgagggtgtggtgtgatATGATGGAGGATGTGttatgtgagggtgtggtgtgatATGATGGAGGATGTGttatgtgagggtgtggtgtaatGTGATGGAGGTTGTATtatgtgagtgtggtgtgatgtgagagtgtggtgtgtcaagggtgtggtgtgatgtgagggtgtggtggtgtgatatgAGGGAGGGTGTAATGTGAGGGTGAGGTGtaatgtgagggtgtggtgtaatGTGAGGATGTGGTGTAATGTGAGGATGTGGTGTAATGTGAGGGTGTGGAGTAATGTGAGGGTGTGGAGTAATGTGAGGGTGTGGAGTAATGTGAGGGCATGAAGTAATGTGAGGGAGTGGTGtaatgtgagggtgtggtgtaatGTGAGGGTGTGGAGTAATGTGAGGGTGTGGAGTAATGTGAGGGTGTGGAGTAATGTGAGGGCATGAAGtaatgtgagggtgtggtgtaatgtgagggtgtagtgtaatGTGAGGGGGGTAATGTGAATGAGGGTGTAATGTGAGGGTGGGTTtaatgtgagggtgtagtgtaatgtgtgtggtgtaatgtgagggtgtggtgtaatgtgagggtgtggtgtaatgtgagggtgtggtgtaatGTGAGGGGGTAATGTGAATGAGGGTGTAATGTGAGGGTGGGTGTAATGTGAGGGAGTGGTGTAATGTGAGGGAGTGGTGTAATGTGAGGGAGTGGTGTAATGTGAGGGAGCGGTGtaatgtgagggtgtggtgtaatGCGAGGGTGTGGTGtaatgtgagggtgtggtgtaatgtgagggtgtggtgtaatgtgagggtgtgagggagtggtgtaatgtgagggagtggtgtaatgtgagggagtggtgtaatgtgagggagtggtgtaatgtgagggagtggtgtaatgtgagggagtggtgtaatgtgaaggagtggtgtaatgtgtgtggtataatgtgagggtgtggtgcaatgtgagggtgtggtgtaatgtgagagtgtggtgtaatgtgagagtgtggtgtaATATgagggtgtggtgtgagggtgtggtgtaatGTGAGGGAGTGGTGTAATGTGAATGAGGGTGTAATGTGAATGAGGGTGtaatgtgagggagggtgtaatgtgagggagggtgtaatgtgagggagggtgtaatgTGAGGGTGAGTGTTACTTTCTATCAAGCATTCCAGTAAGGTCAAATCATGTTGTATCATGAACTTTCTTGAAATAATGAttatttcatattattattattacaatatcatGTAAATTTATATAGTATTGTTGTGTGTTACATACACAATATAAACATGTTCAatgtatttttatttttctaTTATTAGTGTCAGTTGTGGCTGAAATCTGCCAGAAATGCTATGAATACAAATGGGTATTTCCTTGAAGGAAATATATTCTTTTAACCTGCTATTgtaattaaccccttgactgtcgcaacctcaaatcctgaggtgtctcctggtgtcgcaaaatttccgagaaaaaaaaacatgaaatgatagagaatcttttcctgattgtaaggacaataaaagaatgaaatttgatttaaaactgacggaattacgctcttgtgaagttagcgacctcggcgatatttacgaattggcgattttgcccactctaagccctattttcggctaattccattgttccagttgaccaaactcatagctatttctttagaactccatttgttctatcgattgagtacaagaaactgcccatttaccgatttcaactacccaataaagtggtcagaaatttgcaatctggccaatttcacaaaaattaaaaaatatgacaatttcaaaataaggtccagaatgaacaatacagacattcctggctctaaaataacattttctttgttcatcagtcacgtctccaggcccctctgatattaatCTTGCTTTCTAATTTGAATTTTTagtcaaacaaaaaatagaagatttactgttatgcagactactgcaatattgtaataattgtataaataatatcaacccattcatgactgcatattagaatggctacttggacatttattggaaaatgacaccatttgtttacttttgaacatcagcaaaaataaaaaatttcccCTGCTTTGAGCtacatttcaaggttcttttcatagtaaaaccaatcaaaatcacctctatttctataatatgttttccattctatcaaatgagaccaagaaaacgagaatacacccataaatactatacgaaaatagaccacaaagtcggcatcttaattaaaaaaaagtcagtttttttttttctcattatgcactgcatgctgcaggatttcttttttatatggtgcacactgaccaaagacccattctctcacatgtgggcctaccagctttctcctgcttgatttgaagccgctagaatttatgagtactatatacgtatacgtcaaacacggtggctcgttagacgtatatatacgactgaaacagttaaagggttaatgtATTTTCTTGGAAAAAAAAGTCTATTATCATCATGAAAGCATCTCTCTGAAAGTAATGTAATAAAAGCATTAGAAATTTTATGAATGAAAGGAAATATTTTTTGTTTATACATTTCTGCTTGAATTTTACAGGTCAAATGATTTAAGTGAGAGCAAGTGGAATACTTACAGGCTGGTCCTGGTGATCACCATCCATGTTATCAGAGTGTACATTACTAAGGGGCAGATAGGGACACTCAGACATCTCAAGGAATCATGCCATGTGCTGGTGCAGATAAACAAGCTACATGAGAACACAACATGAAAATCATAAAATACCAGATCTCATAAATGGACTggcaaaataaataaaatatgtagGATACAAAGCAAAGCCAATGAGTAACTATTGTAACATTAAAACAGAGCGCTGCAGAATCTTAGGTAAGAATGATGTTTCATTCTGCTCTGGACCATTGGTACAATGTTCAAAGGCAGACTGAAACACTGTTTCAACTTACCTTTCTAAAGTTTGGTTTATTTGTAACTACAGGTTCTCCACGACTTAGGATGGGGTTATATTAAATGAACCATTGTAAGTCAAAAATATTGTAAGTCTGATACGAGtatatgctaaataaataagtACATACTGTCATTGAATGAGTAaacaaacaaataattactgtaactaattgcttttgcaccatcATCAAGTCAGATCATAATTCGAGAAGTGCCTGCACAGTACTTTTAATAAAATTCACTTCATAACAACACAGCCTGAAAGCACAAATTAAGTCTTGCTGTGGGTCCTGAGAAATAATGAACTGTAAGATCTTTTGATACATAcactacagtggtcccttgatGTATGTACTATATTAGTCCATTCCGTAAGATGTATCATATCTCAAAACTGTTGTAATTTGAGCCCGAAAATACAGCACTATGTGGTTTTATGGTAATTCTTTCTAAGACCCAAGAAATGCAACACTGAAGAGTTAGTGATGTGGTGTTGGGAAGGGGAGGTAGGTCAGAGCTGGCAggacagggcagggcagggcagggcagggcagggcagggcagggcagggcagggcataACAAGACAACAGAGATTGGTAAAAAGTTGTATACTTAACAATTAACATCTACACTTTCAGAGTCTCCTGCTGCCTGTGTCGGATACacagtcttcctcctcctccttcctgcctgtctccccaccccacccccatccctctcactcaccctgtcTTGTCTCTGGGCTGAGGCCcactcacatacatacatatcaaATTTTTCAATGTAACTCAAAACTGAATTATTTTACATGGGGTAAATCATAAC from Cherax quadricarinatus isolate ZL_2023a chromosome 47, ASM3850222v1, whole genome shotgun sequence carries:
- the LOC138854029 gene encoding anti-sigma-I factor RsgI2-like; protein product: YTLIHITPSFTLHHSLTLHHTLTPHPHITPHSHITPHSHITPHPHIAPHPHIIPHTLHHSFTLHHSLTLHHSLTLHHSLTLHHSLTLHHSLTLHHSLTPSHYTTPSHYTTPSHYTTPSHYTTPSHYTAPSHYTTPSHYTTPSHYTTPSHYTHPHITPSFTLPPHITPHPHITPHPHITPHPHITPHTLHYTLTLNPPSHYTLIHITPLTLHYTLTLHHTLTLLHALTLLHTLTLLHTLTLLHTLTLHHTLTLHHSLTLLHALTLLHTLTLLHTLTLLHTLTLHHILTLHHILTLHHTLTLHLTLTLHPPSYHTTTPSHHTTPLTHHTLTSHHTHIIQPPSHYTTPSHNTSSIISHHTLT